Proteins encoded in a region of the Schistocerca serialis cubense isolate TAMUIC-IGC-003099 chromosome 6, iqSchSeri2.2, whole genome shotgun sequence genome:
- the LOC126484780 gene encoding trypsin-3-like, with product MAGIQVAVLCLLLAVQLQLVEPRALRIRSRLHGCIIGGSEASITNYPWTLALLYGGYQQCGASIIGTEWALTAAHCVINYRAPYQALYTVRAGSSSRISGGTVLDVAEVYEQQLLW from the coding sequence ATGGCAGGCATCCAGGTCGCAGTGCTGTGCCTGCTGCTGGCTGTGCAGCTGCAGCTGGTGGAGCCACGGGCGCTGCGGATCAGGTCGCGGCTTCACGGCTGCATCATCGGCGGCTCCGAAGCCAGCATCACCAACTACCCGTGGACTCTGGCCCTGCTGTACGGCGGCTACCAGCAGTGCGGCGCCTCCATAATCGGAACCGAGTGGGCTCTCACGGCCGCCCATTGCGTCATCAATTACAGAGCGCCGTACCAGGCGCTGTACACCGTGCGCGCCGGATCCTCCAGCCGTATCAGCGGCGGCACAGTGTTGGACGTGGCCGAGGTCTACGAACAACAGCTTCTCTGGTGA